Below is a genomic region from Ferrimicrobium sp..
ATTTAACCCCAGGATCAGCTTTTACAAGAGAGAGAATCTCCATGATCAACCGCAGGTTTGAACGGAAGAGGACTGTTGTCGTGTCTGCATAGCCAACGGCCTCCCCTGGGGGCCCCATGCCGATGAGGGAGTAGCCAGCCCCCATCGCATTGAGGAAGACATTCCCTGAGTCGGCAATGTCCTGGCCGAACCGATATGATCGACAGAGCGGTAGCACTAGTGACTCATCAGGATACTTGGTCGCTAGCTCGTCGATCGCATTCATTGCCCCAGCCCATCCATAGATGTGTTGATACTTGTCGCCGACGAGCACCAGTCGTCCACCACGGCCAGCATGGGCCTCAAGGATGCGCAGCATTGGTGCAGAGGCGTCCTGTGCCTCGTCGAAGAAGACGACCTCAGCATCGATAGGTTCTGGATCAAGGGACGCCAGTTTGAGATAGACGCTGTGCGAAACGGGCATCGTTGACTGTGGGTCGATCTGGCGTTCCCATAACCGCTGAGCCTCCTTGATCAACACGTCTAGGTGGCTTGTAGCGTGCATACGCTTTGCAAGGGTCTGAATCGGTTTAGGGATATGCCTGGTGGAAATCTCCAAATCTGGAGATTTAGTAAACTCGTCGATCACCTGAAGTACCGGCGAGATCCCTCCACGCCATCCAGATCGGTCTAACCGCAACGCTCGCGATACGTTGGTAAAGGATTGACGTAGGCGAGCCTCGTTCTCGCTCACCTGCACCAGGGCCCCATATAGGCCCCCGTGTACCAGCCGTGAGGCAAAGATCGCTGACATTGGCGATGTTGTGCCTGGACAGCGCGACTGCCATGCGAGCGAATGAGCCGTACTAGCAATCGTGTTGGATCCGAACCGTTTGCGTGCGTCTGTTGCTGCTCGTGCGTTAAAGGTAATGTAGTGGATGTTCGTCTTGGCAAGTGGTCCATTTGCAAGCAAAGTGAGGGTAGTTGTCTTCCCAGTGCCTGCCAATGCGTTGATGGCTAGGATGCGATTGTGTCCACTCACTCCAGCATCAAGGATGGCCTGTTGTTCAATATTTGAC
It encodes:
- a CDS encoding UvrD-helicase domain-containing protein codes for the protein MVKSNIEQQAILDAGVSGHNRILAINALAGTGKTTTLTLLANGPLAKTNIHYITFNARAATDARKRFGSNTIASTAHSLAWQSRCPGTTSPMSAIFASRLVHGGLYGALVQVSENEARLRQSFTNVSRALRLDRSGWRGGISPVLQVIDEFTKSPDLEISTRHIPKPIQTLAKRMHATSHLDVLIKEAQRLWERQIDPQSTMPVSHSVYLKLASLDPEPIDAEVVFFDEAQDASAPMLRILEAHAGRGGRLVLVGDKYQHIYGWAGAMNAIDELATKYPDESLVLPLCRSYRFGQDIADSGNVFLNAMGAGYSLIGMGPPGEAVGYADTTTVLFRSNLRLIMEILSLVKADPGVKFHVVGGTKDIGYMLNDLAGLFEGKLAKSGELCGFADWEELTEFSETPLGSGYRPLVNLVERMGGAVGGVLRVLNMNESNAKKAEVVLATAHKAKGAQWGSVTLSREFRNVWEASVSTRGDDVAYALPDHEEMALQYVAATRAETLLADSGLVSFVNDHLRLMRFGGTPEGARIMPKVRRKSTHVGQPRDSRTTDVSDLDNARTNRYGGSLFDS